The region CGTGCCGTTCAATCGCTTGATGGCAGCCTTGGCATCTGACGGGTGGGGCATTTCAACAAAGCCAAAGCCCTTCGACTTGCCGGTTTGCTGGTCAAGTACGAGGTCACAGGCCGTTACGATGCCGTGTGCCTCAAACAGATTGCGCAGTTCCGCTTCGGTGGTGTTACGCGCAAGGTTGCGAACAAGGAGTTTCATCATATTCCCATGGTAGAATCCAGCCCGCACTATACCCCTAACGGGCAAAACCTTACATTGCCAAGCATAGTCGATTCCACATGCCCCCACCTTGCGCCAGCATTGGCCTGATCGACCCGAAAAGCCCGACCAACGTCGGAGCCGTGATGCGCGCTGCGGGTTGTTACCGCGTGGCTTCTGTCCGTTACACCGGCATGCGCTATGCAAGGGCGGCACGTTTCC is a window of Pseudomonas sp. gcc21 DNA encoding:
- a CDS encoding RNA recognition motif domain-containing protein, which codes for MMKLLVRNLARNTTEAELRNLFEAHGIVTACDLVLDQQTGKSKGFGFVEMPHPSDAKAAIKRLNGTDVAGSRIRVKLDESTSA